In Erpetoichthys calabaricus chromosome 4, fErpCal1.3, whole genome shotgun sequence, one genomic interval encodes:
- the LOC114641231 gene encoding olfactory receptor 13G1-like codes for MNTSFTSVTEFVLQCVIDSGQRTYTIAALVLIFLISFIGNLLVILVIVINHQHQTPMFIFIAALAVVDMINSTNLIPRMLAAMIYGSLSVSYGPCALQIHIEAHILAVETLLLCLMALDRYVAVVYPLRYPSLVTNRTALACLLQANVIAVIIITPLTILLTELIFCISNSLPSCFCDYPTMVQIACNDDPKFLTYLSTITVIFAFGPLLLILFSYIRITQAALQISSVEGKKKVFSTCLTHLLVVGTIYIPLFLSYMLPGLGIPLSIEAYNTLIIVGNTVPPMLNPIIYSFRNKEIKGSILKLLTGTKPRQEIKNY; via the coding sequence ATGAACACTTCTTTCACTTCAGTGACCGAGTTTGTGCTGCAATGTGTGATCGATTCTGGACAACGGACTTACACGATTGCTGCTcttgttttaatctttttaatatCCTTTATTGGAAACTTGCTGGTTATTCTGGTCATTGTGATAAACCACCAGCATCAGACaccaatgttcatttttattgcgGCACTTGCAGTGGTTGATATGATTAACAGCACAAACCTTATTCCACGCATGCTGGCCGCTATGATCTATGGATCACTCTCTGTCTCGTATGGACCTTGTGCGTTACAAATTCACATTGAAGCCCACATCCTTGCTGTTGAAACTCTTCTTTTATGCCTCATGGCACTTGACCGCTATGTTGCTGTTGTTTATCCCTTGAGGTATCCATCACTTGTCACAAATAGAACTGCTTTGGCGTGCCTCTTGCAAGCTAATGTCATTGCAGTTATCATCATCACCCCACTGACAATATTGCTTACCGAACTGATTTTTTGCATAAGCAACAGCCTTCCTTCTTGTTTCTGTGATTACCCTACAATGGTTCAAATTGCATGCAATGACGATCCCAAGTTCCTAACTTACCTGTCAACAATAACTGTCATCTTTGCTTTTGGCCCTCTGCTGCTGATTCTCTTTTCCTACATTAGAATTACTCAAGCAGCATTACAAATTTCATCCgttgaaggaaaaaagaaagttttCAGCACCTGCTTGACTCACTTGTTAGTAGTTGGGACAATTTATATTCCACTCTTTTTGTCCTACATGTTGCCAGGACTGGGGATTCCACTGTCTATCGAAGCCTACAACACGCTTATCATAGTGGGCAATACTGTTCCTCCCATGCTCAATCCTATCATTTACAGTTTCCGGAACAAGGAGATTAAAGGCAGCATTCTAAAACTCTTGACTGGGACGAAACCAagacaagaaattaaaaattattaa